Below is a genomic region from Pedobacter cryoconitis.
ACCAAAGATGTTGATTAAGATAGCCTTAACATTAGGATCTTTTAGGATGATGTTGAAACCTGCTTTTACAGTTTGTGCGTTAGCTGTTCCACCTACGTCAAGGAAGTTAGCCGGCTCACCACCTGCAATTTTGATAATATCCATAGTTGCCATAGCTAAACCAGCACCGTTAACCATGCAACCAACGTTTCCGTCTAATTTTACATAGTTTAAGTTTGATTCGCTCGCTTCAACGTCAGTTGGATCTTCTTCCAGTTTATCACGCATTGCTGCATAATCAGGATGACGGAATAAAGCATTCTCGTCTAAATCTACTTTCGCATCAACAGCAATAATTTTATCGTCTGATGTTTTTAAAACCGGGTTGATTTCAAACATTGAAGAATCAGTGTTGTCATAAGCTTTGTAAAGCGCAGTAACAAATTTCACCATTTCTTTAAAAGCAGCACCGCTTAATCCAAGGTTGAAAGCAATTTTACGTGCCTGGAATCCCTGAAGACCAACTTTAGGATCGATCTCTTCTTTGAAAATTAAGTGAGGAGTGTGTTCTGCAACTTCTTCAATATCCATACCACCTTCGGTAGAATACATGATGATGTTTCTTCCGCTGGCACGGTTTAATAAAACACTCACATAGAATTCTTTTGTTTCAGAAGCTCCTGGATAGTAAACATCCTGAGCAACAAGAATTTTATGTACTTTTTTACCTTCTGCACTAGTTTGAGGTGTGATCAATTGCATACCTAAAATATCGGTAGCTCTCTGTTTAACCTCGTCAAGGTTTTTAGCCAACTTAACACCACCACCTTTTCCTCTTCCACCAGCATGTACTTGTGCTTTAATTACTACCCAGTCAGAGTTGTAGTCTGCTTTCATTTTTTTAGCAGCTTCTACAGCCTGCTCAACAGTTTCGGCAACTATGCCTTCTTGTACGGCAACACCAAAACTTTTAAGTATTTCTTTACCTTGATATTCGTGTATATTCATTTGCTGAAAAAATTTGATCCAAATCTACAATTTCATATTGGTTTTAAAAACTTAGAGTCAGTTTAAATTTATAAAATAACCTTGTTTATTGCTTATTTTTCAGTGAAAGCGGGCAAATGTTAGGGGCTTAACATTTTCTATACGCTCTTAGCCATGGTTTTACCTGAATATAAAAAACTGCAATTTTTGCGTTCACTGAAATTAATCTCAAATTTTGTAAGTTTGCTGCATGCTAAAAGCCACAGGTATCAGAAAAGCTTATGGAAGTCTGCCTATTCTAAAAGGAGTGGATTTTGAAGTTGTCAAAGGAGAGATTGTCAGTATCATCGGGGCTTCAGGTGCAGGTAAAAGTACTTTACTGCATATTTTAGGTACACTGGATAAACCGGATGAAGGAACCGTTGAACTAAATGGAACCAAACTGGCGCAGCTTTCTGGTGAACCCATGAGTATATTCAGAAATCAAAATATTGGTTTTGTGTTCCAGTTTCACCATTTGCTACCGGAATTTACTGCGCTTGAAAATATCTGTATCCCTGCTTTTATCGCCAAAAAAAGTAAAAAAGAAGCGGAAGCCCGTGCACTGGAACTTTTAGAACTTTTGGGTCTAAAAGACCGCGCATCACATAAGCCAAACCAACTTTCGGGAGGGGAGCAGCAGCGTATTGCAGTAGCCAGGGCTTTAATTAATAATCCTGCCATTATATTGGCCGATGAGCCATCAGGAAACCTTGATTCAGCAAATGCTGAGTCTTTACACCAGTTTTTTATTACGTTACGTGATAATTTCCAACAGACATTCGTAATTGTTACCCATAATAAAGACCTTGCCTCGATTAGCGACAGGGTTGTCACCATGAAGGATGGTTTAATTGTATAAAATTTGAAAACACTGATTACCGGGGGCAAATCTGCCCAGGCACAAAAAATATTAAAGGCATTTACCGGCGACCAAATCTTATTAGGAGATTATGGCGATATGCCTTCTTTTGCATCCGCCCAATACCAGTTTGTAAGTTTAGGTGAACGGAATGACGATACAATCGCACATACCTTATTAAATGCCTGTTTAGATCAGCAAGCAGACCGTTTATTGCCATTATATAACTTCGAGCTGGAGGCTGTCATGAGATCGGCTGTTTTATTTGAAGAGTTCAATATCCACGTTTTATTACCTGACTTGCTTCATTTCCCGCTTTATCTGTCTGAAAAGATTACGGATAAAAATAACTGGGCGGTGTTTGATAAAGGAGAGTTGCTTTATGCAGCTGTACCGGCAGATAACCTGGCTGTACTGGGAAAAGAAAAAACATTAAACGGGGTTTTTTATATGAATGAAGCTCCGCAGGAACAAGCACTATTTACGATTGCGTAATGAAATACCAAGATTATATTAATCCCAGACAGGCTTTTGTTTTTGGTCTGGATGATGTTTTATATCCTGTAAAGGATTATCAATTACAGGTTTATTATCTTTTTGCACAGTTTATAGAGTATGGAGAGCAAATGGATGCGCAGGAAATTGTGCAGTTCATGACAGATACTTATCTGAAAGACGGTGCTGCGGATATCTTTACTAAAACGGCTGCAAAGTTTAATTTGCCGCAGAAATACATCATTAACTTTGACTTGCTGCAACAGAATGCAAAGCTTCCTTTAAAGTTATTACTTTTTGCACCTGTCCTGGATTTTCTGAAAGAGATCCATGCAGCTGGCAAACCTATCTTTTTATTGGTAGACGGCGATCCGGTACAGCAATTAAATAAAATCAGGCAAATGGAATGGAACGGTTTAGAGAAATCTCTGATTGTCTATTTTAGTGCGGAAACAGGGACTTTTGAACAGACGCTGGATATGATTATTTTGAAGCATGATTTAAAGAAGAAAGAAGTTTTAGTGATTGGTAAAAGTCTGTGTGTCAGTGAAGATAAAATTGAATTTTTAGCTGTAGATCAACTTTAATCCTTATTCTTTCTTTACCTTAATTGCATATTTCATATTGCCTATTTATGAGGATAAATTTATCAAACAATCGTTTAGCGATTTTGACGCTATTTCTTTTAATCGTGATTTCAAGTTCATGTAAAAAGAGTCCTAAGCCAGATATTACAGATAACCCAACAGACAGAAACGGAGGATCACCGGCTACCGGTACGCGTACGCAGTTGACGCTCGACTCTCTGTTTTTGTATGCTAAACAGATTTATTACTGGAGTGATGCAATTCCTGCATACGATGTTTTCAATCCAAGGCAGTATTCCAGCAAATCAAAGCCAATTGATAATTATGATGATGAGTTATTTGCCATCAGCAATCTGAAAATCAATCCTGCCACTGGTAAACCTTTTGAATATAATGGTTATGGGTATCCAAAATATTCAAGAATAGATGACCTGACCCAGGCAAACCCAAGTGCTACCTCTGCAATAAAAACTGCAAATGTTGATGTAGACAATAACGGATATGATGTTGGGATCAGACCTATTTTCTATCTTTTCAGAAATTCTGATAAATATCAATTATTTGTAACTGCTGTTTATCCGGGCTCTCCGGCAGAAACTGCTGGTGTAAAAAGAGGCTGGTTAATTACCAAAGTGAATGGTCAGACTGTAGGTGCGAGTTACACGAATGAAAATGAAACTGTATTTAACTCGTTCTCGGCAGCTTCCATAACTATTGAAGGTTATAACGCTATTGATAAAGTTCCATTTAGTTTAACGCTGAACAGAGCTTCTTATAAGAGTAATCCGGTCTACACTTCTAAAGTTATTGCCCGTTCAGGTAAAAAAATAGGTTATTTAGCTTACGCAAGATTTGCGAGGTTATCAAGCAGTACCGGAGCGAGCGATGCCAGTTTAGATCCTGTATTTGCAGATTTCAGCGCACAGGGTGTGACTGATCTGATTGTTGATTTAAGGTACAATGGAGGGGGCTATGTAAATACAGCTTCCTATCTGACCAATCTGATTGCACCATCAGGTACTTCAGGGCAGACCATGTTCACTGAGCTTTATAATCCATTGATGCAGGCTGGTAATGCGACCATTCTGGCGAATCAGCCTCTTCTTGATGGAGACGGTAAGATTATACGTCAAAACGGAAAAATACTGACTGCGGCCGATGATAATTATTCAGTAGCAGCCAACACGATTACCTTTAGTAAAAAAGGAAGTTTGGGTGGAATTAATAATATTGTATTCATTGTGACCCGCAATACCGCGTCTGCGAGTGAAATTGTAATTAACAGTCTTAAACCTTATATGAATGTGAAACTGGTAGGGGATACCACTTACGGTAAGCCTGTTGGGTTTTTCCCTATCTTACTGGAAAACAGATACCAGGTTTATATGCCGATATTTGAAACCAGAAATTCGAAAAATGAAGGTGGATATTATACAGGGATGGTACCTGACGTATTGGATGAATATGATGATCCTGAATACGTTTTTGGCGATGTCAGAGAGAATTACCTGGCTAAAGCATTGAATGTGCTGGCACCTTCAATAACCGCTACTCAAGGGGTTGCCAATACGGAAACCAGAAGGGCAAGTACAGTAGATTTCAAAAGTCAGCAAATCAGGAAAGTTAATCCGAATAGCGAATTTGTAGGGATGATTGAAACCAGACACTCCCTGAAAAAATAAGGGCACAATATCCCCTCTGAAAATGCCGGAATTTATTCCGGCATTTTTTAGGCCTTAAAAGCCAATTTAATTTGTAAATTTTCCTTATCTTCTTTTAGACTGTAATCTGTCACGTAGTATTTTTTCTACGGTACGCTCTTTATCAAAGTTATCCGTGATCTCTAAAATACCATTTGCAGCATTGATGAAAAATGCCTGGTTGATATTCTCGAATTTATCTGAAGATTTGTGGTAATCTTTATGATCTTCCACCCCAAAGTAGATGAACGGGATGTTTTTGGCGTTGAAAGCAGACTGGTCGCTTTGATCTGTCCAGTCATCTGCTGCCAGTCTTGAATTGTCATGGCCAAAAAGGATTTTTAAATCAGGAATGGTCGTAGCGATATAGTTTTTGAGCTGTGGATATTTATAGGTTCCGGCAGCGTAAAGTTCTCCTTTATCATTGTGGCTGATCATGTCAAGATTGAGGTTCAGCTTGATTTTATCCAGGTTAACCGGGGGATGGTTTACAAAATACTCAGAGCCCTTTCTGCCAAATTCTTCCGCATCAAAGGCTACAAAAATCATTGTATACATCGGTTTATTCTTTGCATAGTGCGTTGCTATTTTCAGCAGGCCTGCCACGCCTGAAGCGTTATCGTCTGCACCATTATAGATCGTTCCGTTAATCACACCCAGATGATCATAGTGAGCCGAAATAACGATGACCTTGCTGGTTGTCCCTTTGATATAGCCAACCATGTTCTTACCCGTTATTTTTGGATCATCAATTCCTGAGAAAGTAAAGGACTGCTGATAGCCATTACAGCTTTTATAAGCCTTCAGGCCAATTTCTTTAAAGCGTTTGCCAATATATGTTCTTGCTAATTCGGCACCTTTTGTTCCTGTTTTTCTGCCTTCATAGGCATCAGAAGAAAGAACCTTGACGTCATTGATTAACTGATCAGCGTGAGCGGGTTGATTGGATGTTTTTACTGCATTGCAACCCAGTGTAAATGCCAGGGGTATTAGCAAATATAATTTCATAGCGCCAGGGTTTTATTAATAGGTCGTACTGTTGATATCCCTAATATATTACAAATTAGTGACACATCAATGGGCTATCGTAAAAACTTAAGTAAAGGGCTCCTGTTCTTATTTTATACATTTAGCTTATTTGTCAACAGGAAAATCGGTATTCCTTTTATTGAGGTAGTACTGATCAAAGATGTGATTGGAAAATAGCTGACATTTAAAATTCATATAAAAATGGAATACAGACGTTTAGGAAAATCGGGATTACAATTGAGTGCGCTTTCTCTGGGAAGCTGGTTAACATTTGGCAATCAGATCAGTGATAAAGTTGCGGATGAACTGATGGGAATTGCTTACGATGCTGGTGTAAACTTTTTTGATAATGCAGAAGGTTATGCAGCAGGAAAGTCAGAAGAAGTAATGGGTAAGATCATTAAAGCACATCAATGGGAGCGTGAATCATATGTAGTTTCCAGTAAAGTTTTTTTTGGAACTGAGAATAAAGGACCCAACAGAACAGGTTTATCACGGAAACATGTGATTGAGGCTTGTCATGGCGCGTTAAAGAGATTACAGGTTGATTACCTCGATTTATATTTTTGTCATCGTCCTGATAAGAACACGCCTGTTGAGGAAACTGTCTGGGCAATGAATACTTTATTGCAGCAGGGTAAAATCTTATACTGGGGAACTTCAGAATGGAGTGCTGCCGAGATCATGGAAGCTATCCGCGTGGCACGTCAGTACAATCTGATCGGGCCAACTATGGAACAGCCTCAATATAACCTGCTTGAGCGAAATAAACTGGAAAAAGAATATCTGTTGTTATTTAAAGAATATGGACTGGGGACTACCATCTGGTCACCTTTAGCTTCAGGCTTACTTTCTGGTAAATATACTTCGGGAGATGCGAAAGATACACGTCTGGACATGAAAGGGATGGAATGGCTTAAAGAAGCTGCGCTGGCAGAAGAAAAGCTGGCAAAGGTTAAGAAATTACAAACACTTGCTGACGAACTGAATGTGCCTCTGGCTAAGTTTTCATTGGCCTGGTGTTTGAAAAATCCAAATGTAAGTACGGTTATTTTAGGTGCTTCAAAAACGGAGCAATTAAAAGAAAACCTGACTACTTTAAACGTCCTGCCTTTATTGACAGCTGAAGTCATCGAAGAGATTGAGGGAATTATGGAAACTAAACCTGTGTTATCTGAGTTCTAGACAAATATCTTTTAATATAAAAAGGGCCGGAAAGTTAATGCCGGCCCTTTTTATTTCTTTTACACGGATCTAGTAATAAGTTAAACGAACAACACCAGCTAGTTTTTTAGCCAGGCGGATTACTTGTCTGGTATAGCCGTATTCATTGTCGTACCAGGTGTAAATTACGACAGACTTATTGTCCTTTGCCATAATCGTAGCCGGTCCGTCAATAATTGAAGCATGGCTGTTTCCGATTAAATCAGAACTTACCAGTTCATTAGAGATAGAAAACTCTATTTGTTCAGACAAATCACCAAAAAGGGAAGCTTGTTTGATCATTTCTATAACTTCATCTCTTGAAGTCACTTTATTTAATGATAAATTAAGGATAGCCAGCGAAACATTAGGTGTAGGAACACGTACTGCATTACCTGTCAGTTTCCCACCCAGATGAGGGATTACTTTAGCTACTGCCTTATCTGCTCCGGTTTCAGTAATGACCATATTTAAAGCCGCAGATCTGCCGCGACGATATTTTTTATGATAGTTGTCTAATAAATTCTGGTCGTTTGTATAAGAATGTATGGTTTCTATATGTCCCTTTTCAATACCAAAGGCCTGATCAATAACTTTTAAGACCGGAACAATAGCATTGGTGGTACAGGAAGCATTCGATACAATCGTTTCTTTTGTAAAATCAAAATCTGTATCATTGATTCCAGCTACTATGTTTGGAATGTCTCCCTTGGCTGGTGCGGTTAATAATACTTTAGCTATACCTTTAGCTGCAAGATGGCGGCTAAGTCCTTCACGGTCACGGAATACGCCTGTATTATCAATTAATAAAGCGTCTGCAATGCCGTAAGTTGTATAGTCTATATCTTCAGGGTTATTAGCTTCAATGAAATAGATAGTTTGTCCATTGATGATCAATGCCTTATTGATGAAATCTTCAATAATAATTCCATTAAAAGTTCCATGAACTGAGTCTGTGCGTAATAATTCTGCGCGTTTGATCAGTTCCTCATCACTATAAGTCCGGGTGACGATAGCACGCAGTCTGAGCTGTTCACCTTTACCGGCTTGCAGGATTAATTCTCTTGCTGCCAGTCTGCCAATTCTTCCGAAACCAAACAGTACGACATCTTTCGGTAAAAGGCTGATTTTGTCTTTGCCGATGTGACGGCTGAGTTTGCTGATGACAAAATCGTGCATTGTTGCAAAATCATTGTTTTCATCCAGCCATTCTGCTGCAAGTCTTCCAATGTCAACACGGGAAGGGGCAAGGTTGCATTTGGCAATTTCATTTGCGAGCTCCAGTGTCTCATAAATGTTAATGTCTTTGCCTGAAATTTCTTTAGCGTACTGGTGGTGAGCAAGGATTTCGCTGCTGCCTACGTCGAATAATGGTTTGCGAAAAAGCACAAGTTCAATAGATCTGTCGAACCATAACTGTCCAACAACATTTAGTAATTCAACTGCTTTTTTCTCTTTTTCAATCCAGTTCTGAAATTCGGATTGGTATTTATTAAACATATCGGGATTATTTGGTTAGAGTGCCACAAAAGTAAAAAAGATTGGGGGAAACCCAATCTTTTTCTATCCGATATTTAACCTGAGTGTCTATTTAAATTTTAAATGACACTCAAGGTATTAACCTAAGTATGATTTTAATATTTTGCTACGTGAGGTATGGCGTAAACGTTGTAGCGCTTTGTCTTTTATCTGACGGACACGCTCACGGGTTAAGTTAAATTTCTCTCCGATTTCTTCCAGAGAAAGCGGGTGGTTAGTACTTAAGCCAAAGAAAAGAACGATGATTTCACGTTCACGTTCAGTCAGGGTAGATAATGAACGTTTGATCTCTTCAGAAAGGGATTCGTTAATTAAACTACTGTCTGTATTTGGCTCATGGTTTTCTAAAACATCCAGCAAAGTATTTTCTTCACCCTGAACAAAAGGAGCATCCATTGATACGTGTCTTCCTGAGTTACTTAAAGTATCAGAAATCTTATCAACAGTTGTTTCCAGGATGTCAGCTAATTCTTCAGGAGAAGGCTCACGTTCAAATTCCTGCTCTAATTTAGAGAATGCCTTACTGATCTTACTCAATGAACCAACCTGATTTAATGGAAGACGTACAATACGGCTTTGTTCTGCAATAGCCTGTAAAATTGACTGACGGATCCACCATACTGCATAAGAAATGAATTTGAAACCTTTGGTTTCATCAAAACGTTTAGCAGCTTTGATTAATCCAAGATTACCCTCATTAATTAAATCACCTAAAGTTAATCCCTGATTTTGATACTGCTTAGCTACAGAAACAACAAAACGTAAGTTTGTTTTTGTCAGACGCTCTAATGCGGCCTGATCACCTTCACGTATCTTTCTTGCCAGTATTACTTCTTCTTCTGCGGTGATTAAATCTACTTTACCAATCTCATGAAGATATTTGTCTAGAGATTGACTCTCGCGATTGGTTATGGATTGGGTAATTTTGAGTTGTCTCATTTATGTGCTTTGGTGCTCTTTATGTGTTAGAACGTGCAAAAGTAAGGATTAAAAGGCAATTTAAAAACATAAATTCCTGAAAATGTTACTTTTGCACTGCTTAATTGTATGATAATTTAACAGCAATAATTATTCCAAAATACATTTGACAGGCTGCCTGTCTTATATCGATAAATGTATATTATTTATTGCTTATCAATGATAAATGCTTGTTATTTAATAATTCATGTTTTAGTTGGCTCAATTTTTTTTATAAAAACCATGGCGTTTTATTGATTTAATATGATAAATTAATTGAAAAAATGTTTCTCACTTAACAGATGTCTGTCAGTATTGTTTGATATTGTCACGCTGATTTTTTATAATTTTTTCTTAAAATCCTATCATTTTAGAAAAGATGTCTGCAAAAGCCGACAATTTTACCGATTATTATAGCTGTAATTTCAATAACAAATCGCATATGCCTATAGTCATTAATTTAGATGTAATGCTCGCGAAACGCAAAGTATCGCTTACGGAATTGAGTTTGAAGGTTGGGATCACCTTATCTAATCTTTCTATTTTGAAAACCGGAAAAGCAAAAGCGATCCGTCTGGAAACCTTAGAGGCTATTTGTAAGGCACTGGACTGTCAGCCGGGAGATATCCTGGAATACAATCCAATGCCTGTCTGAGTTTATATTATCCTTGATTAATGGTCAGGTTATAAGTCAGCGAGTTTCAAAGTATCTTTTAACCGGATACCTTTTTCAGTCTGCTGTACGGTACAGCATTCATTCACGGAATCATGCTCTAAATAAAGAATGTAGTTTTTAGCAGCTGCTTCTTCTAAAAATGCTTTTTTCTCTTTTAAGGTCTGTAGGGGAAACATGTCATAAGACATGACATAGGGTAGGGGAATATGACCGGTAGAAGGCAGCAAATCTGCTGTATAAATAATAGTATGGTCTTTGTAAGTCAGTTCAGGTAACATCATCGCATCGGTATGGCCAAATGCAAAACGTACTTTAAAGCCGGATTGAAATTCAATTCCTTCCTGATCATCAATGAATTTCAACTGACCGCTTTCTTGTAATGGCAGGATATTATCTTTCAAAAATGAAGCTTTTTCTCTGTCATTGGGATGAACTGCCCAGTTCCAGTGTTTTTCATTACTCCAGTAGGTAGCTTGCTTAAATGCCGGAACCAGTTTTTCGCCTTCACGGACAATCGCTCCCCCGCAATGGTCAAAGTGTAAATGGGTCAGAAATACATCTGTAATATCAGCAGGACTGAACCCTTTTGCTGCCAGTGATTTTTCCATCGTATCTTCGCCATGCAGGTAATAATGACTTAGAAATTTTTCATCCTGTTTATTACCGATGCCTGTATCAATCAAAATCAGGCGGTTGCCGTCTTCTACTAATAAGCAGCGCATCGCCCAGGTACACATATTATTTGCATCTGCGGGATTACTTTTTTGCCAGATAGATTTTGGAACCACGCCAAACATTGCACCACCATCCAGTTTAAATAATCCGGTATCTATAGTATGTAAGTTCATCTGAATAAAATTTGGTATGCTGTAAAAATAAGAAACCCGCTGAGTTATCAGCGGGTTTCCATTTATTATATAAGTTATTTTTACAAGTGAATTACTTCTCCGTAAGCATCAGCAGTAGCTTCCATAATCGCTTCACTCATTGTTGGGTGAGGGTGGACAGCTTTTAACATTTCGTGACCAGTAGTTTCTAATTTACGGGCAACAACGATTTCTGCGATTAATTCAGTTACGTTGGCACCAATCATATGTGCGCCTAAAAGTTCACCGTATTTAGCGTCGTAAATCATTTTGATGAAACCATCTTTCGCGCCAGCTGCACTAGCTTTACCTGAAGCTGAGAATGGGAATTTACCAATTTTCAGTTCGTAACCAGCTGCTTTTGCTGCTTTTTCTGTATAACCTACAGAAGCAATTTCCGGTGAGCAGTAAGTACAGCCCGGGATATTGTTGTAATCTAATGGCTCAGGAGACTGACCAGCGATTTTCTCTACACAGATAATTCCTTCAGCAGAGGCAACATGCGCTAAAGCTTGTCCGCCAACGATATCACCAATTGCATAATATCCTTTTACAGAAGTATTATAGAATTCATCAACTACTACTTTACCTTTTTCAGTTTTGATCCCTGTTTCTTCCAGACCTATATTTTCAAGGTTAGCCACTACACCAGCAGCAGAAAGAACGATATCACATTCGATGGTTTGTATACCAGCAGCAGTTTTAACCTGAACTTTACAGCCTGCGCCAGTAGTATCAACTGACTCAACGCTTGAGGAAGTCATCACTTCGATACCAACTTTTTTGAAGCTGCGCAGTAATTGTTTCGAAACGTCTTCGTCTTCTACAGGAACGATGTTATCCATGAATTCAACAACAGTTACTTTTGTTCCCATTGTTGCATAGAAATAAGCAAATTCTACTCCGATAGCTCCAGAACCAACGATAACCATTGATTTAGGCATTTCAGGTAAAACCATTGCTTGTCTGTAACCGATGATTTTTTTACCATCTTGTTTTACACTTGGCAATTCTTTTGAACGTCCGCCTGTAGCAAGGATAATATTTTTTGCAGTTAATTCTGAAGTAGAACCGTCTGCACCTTTAACTTCAACCTTATTACCGGGTTTAACTTTACCGGTACCCATTACTACGTCAATTTTGTTTTTTTTCATTAAAAACTGAACGCCTTTGCTCATTCCTTCAGCTACACCACGGCTGCGTTTAATCACAGCTGCGAAATCAGCTTCAGCTTCGGCAGTTTTAATACCGTATTCTGCTGCGTGATTGATATATTCAAATACCTGTGCACTTTTTAATAAAGCTTTGGTTGGGATACAGCCCCAGTTAAGGCAGATTCCACCTAAGGATTCACGTTCTACAATTGCAGTTTTTAAACCTAATTGTGACGCTCTGATTGCAGCAACGTATCCGCCGGGACCGCTACCTATTATAATTACATCGTAGTTCATATCTTTTAATAGGGGACTTTACTTAGTAAAGCCCAAAATTAAAAAAAAATGTTCGTTAAATAGCGTATTTGATTTTTGTGACGTGAATTTGTAGTAAGGGTTTGCCTGATTCGGGTTTTCAGGAAATAACGCCATTTGCTGATATTACAAATAATTATCTGATAAACTGTAGGTTAAGCATGTATTATAAATGTTAAATGTGGATAAAAAACATATATAATTAATGATTTATTAACATTGAAAGCTAAAACGTTGTATTTTTTATCTATACTTTTGTCCCTGCAAACTATTATGTAACTAAACGCATTGCGTTTAAAACAAAACAAAATTCATTAACAAAGAAAGTATGAAGAAATCTTTACTATTTAAAATTGTAGTAATCATTCTGTCAGTTGTGGGAACCATCTTC
It encodes:
- a CDS encoding helix-turn-helix domain-containing protein; its protein translation is MPIVINLDVMLAKRKVSLTELSLKVGITLSNLSILKTGKAKAIRLETLEAICKALDCQPGDILEYNPMPV
- a CDS encoding MBL fold metallo-hydrolase, with the protein product MNLHTIDTGLFKLDGGAMFGVVPKSIWQKSNPADANNMCTWAMRCLLVEDGNRLILIDTGIGNKQDEKFLSHYYLHGEDTMEKSLAAKGFSPADITDVFLTHLHFDHCGGAIVREGEKLVPAFKQATYWSNEKHWNWAVHPNDREKASFLKDNILPLQESGQLKFIDDQEGIEFQSGFKVRFAFGHTDAMMLPELTYKDHTIIYTADLLPSTGHIPLPYVMSYDMFPLQTLKEKKAFLEEAAAKNYILYLEHDSVNECCTVQQTEKGIRLKDTLKLADL
- the lpdA gene encoding dihydrolipoyl dehydrogenase, which gives rise to MNYDVIIIGSGPGGYVAAIRASQLGLKTAIVERESLGGICLNWGCIPTKALLKSAQVFEYINHAAEYGIKTAEAEADFAAVIKRSRGVAEGMSKGVQFLMKKNKIDVVMGTGKVKPGNKVEVKGADGSTSELTAKNIILATGGRSKELPSVKQDGKKIIGYRQAMVLPEMPKSMVIVGSGAIGVEFAYFYATMGTKVTVVEFMDNIVPVEDEDVSKQLLRSFKKVGIEVMTSSSVESVDTTGAGCKVQVKTAAGIQTIECDIVLSAAGVVANLENIGLEETGIKTEKGKVVVDEFYNTSVKGYYAIGDIVGGQALAHVASAEGIICVEKIAGQSPEPLDYNNIPGCTYCSPEIASVGYTEKAAKAAGYELKIGKFPFSASGKASAAGAKDGFIKMIYDAKYGELLGAHMIGANVTELIAEIVVARKLETTGHEMLKAVHPHPTMSEAIMEATADAYGEVIHL